The Setaria italica strain Yugu1 chromosome IX, Setaria_italica_v2.0, whole genome shotgun sequence genome has a window encoding:
- the LOC101762288 gene encoding E3 ubiquitin-protein ligase RING1 gives MSTPAAAYFAAAARKQYFCYQCNRTVLIAASAAAAGELSCPDCRGDFLEEVTVPAPTFIPLPFPFPFASTTIPAASTAPAPAPAGAPATGSGGSPSLSSSSSSAATSPSRHNDISSILHTFLGLHEQPGRVGGGGSVRSAAGTATPENEPEPFDPVIFFQNYLHNLMDGGANIQVLLDDASVSLGPGLGLGRVGGASFGDYFVGPGLEQLIEQLAENDPNRYGTPPAAKSALSSLPDVVVTDAMVAAAEGAECAVCKEDFSPGEVAKQMPCKHIYHNDCIVPWLELHNSCPICRFELPTDDPDYEGRKASNPQPPVGIAAAAAPSGSSTSAEGRMEEREENARVVERRFNVSLPWPFSGLGGQASQQDGNNGGSGSNSQGSGSQGGGTPSSKN, from the coding sequence ATGTCCACTCCAGCCGCCGCctacttcgccgccgccgcgcgcaagCAGTACTTCTGCTACCAATGCAACCGCACCGTCctcatcgcggcctccgccgccgccgccggggagctcTCCTGCCCCGACTGCCGCGGCGATTTCCTCGAGGAGGTCACCGTCCCGGCCCCCACCTTCATCCCGCTCCCCTTCCCGTTCCCCTTCGCCTCCACCACGATCCCCGCCGCCAgcaccgcccccgcccccgcccccgctgGTGCCCCAGCCACCGGCTCCGGCGGGTCCCCTTCCctctcgtcctcgtcctcctccgccgcgaccTCCCCATCCAGGCACAACGATATCTCCTCCATCCTCCACACCTTCCTCGGACTCCACGAACAACCCGGCAGGGTCGGCGGGGGCGGCAGCGTACgctccgccgccggcacggCGACCCCCGAGAACGAGCCGGAGCCCTTCGACCCGGTCATCTTCTTCCAGAATTACCTCCACAACctcatggatggaggcgctAACATCCAGGTGCTCCTCGACGACGCCAGCGTCAGCCTGGGCCCTGGACTTGGCCTCGGCCGCGTCGGCGGGGCAAGCTTCGGGGACTACTTCGTCGGCCCGGGCCTCGAGCAACTCATCGAGCAGCTCGCCGAGAACGACCCCAACCGCTACGGCACACCGCCGGCCGCCAAGTCGGCCCTTTCCTCACTCCCTGATGTTGTTGTGACAGACGCCATGGTAGCCGCGGCGGAGGGCGCCGAATGCGCTGTCTGCAAGGAGGATTTCTCGCCTGGGGAGGTGGCCAAGCAGATGCCCTGCAAGCACATCTACCATAACGACTGCATCGTGCCCTGGCTGGAGCTTCACAACTCTTGCCCCATCTGTCGCTTTGAGCTGCCCACTGATGATCCTGATTATGAGGGGCGGAAGGCCTCTAATCCACAGCCGCCTGTCGGTAtcgctgcagcagcagctccatctGGGAGCTCTACTTCTGCTGAGGGAAggatggaggagagggaggagaatgCCAGGGTGGTTGAGAGGAGGTTCAATGTGTCACTGCCATGGCCGTTCAGTGGATTGGGAGGGCAGGCATCACAGCAGGATGGGAACAATGGAGGCAGCGGTAGCAACTCTCAGGGCAGTGGCTCGCAAGGTGGAGGCACACCCAGCAGCAAGAATTGA
- the LOC101762690 gene encoding probable prefoldin subunit 5: MASPGRIELDKLSVEQLKGLKEQTDLEVNLLQDSLTKIRTAITRLENASAALQDLSLRPHGKKMLVPLTASLYVPGSLDDAEKVLVDVGTGYFIEKTMDQGKEYCERKINLLKSNFDELLEVATKKKAIADEMDLLLRTKLRQASPGPSS; encoded by the exons ATGGCGAGCCCGGGACGGATCGAACTGGACAAGCTGAGCGTGGAGCAGCTCAAGGGGCTCAAGGAGCAGACGGATCTGGAGGTCAACCTCCTCCAGGACAGCCTCACCAAGATCCGCACCGCCATCACCCGCCTCGAGAACGCCTCCGCCGCTCTGCAGGACCTATCTCTCCGCCCCCACG GGAAGAAGATGCTTGTGCCGCTCACGGCGTCCCTTTACGTGCCCGGCTCGCTCGATGACGCCGAGAAGGTCCTCGTCGACGTCGGCACTGGTTACTTCATTGAG AAAACTatggatcaagggaaagaatACTGTGAAAGGAAAATTAATTTATTGAAGTCGAATTTTGATGAACTGCTCGAG GTGGCCACGAAAAAGAAAGCCATAGCAGATGAGATGGATCTGCTGCTACGAACCAAGCTGAGGCAAGCATCACCTGGCCCAAGTTCGTGA
- the LOC101763098 gene encoding nijmegen breakage syndrome 1 protein — MVWALTPVDTVRGTQKYYIFAAGTYKVGRKDCDVIVQADTSISRVHAEIAIEKMVAWDPNSGGPASPSYVRVVDRSKYGTFVNKVHETQGSRLHKDEDVMLIDGDTVTFGTGNATFRLSFVPIVAFFHGGKSARIDRSLHAVMTSIGAYATRKWSDECTHVLADESCSLTPELLDAVIGKKQIVLGDWFKAMAEKNIRTEIPSCTQYIPNLTLDGTVIKMVEINLIQNCLAGYTFILGPSDKYQFGEKLHGLLESTGAKYLHIDEFCPNSQDSVAGDTDQQILVVPARYPLEFSKIRVLFPLSKISDVKLFAAMLSGRLEATSIEPPAFIVTSSNSTDETIVEDSDVEMEMATSNPTGAANKSQNHIENISDDEKEITNITDEAAVTVSGTKASVVQPNDPQKVEASKPMEDDVKVIEKTAIYRSKARDEDVRVINKVPKDENLDISRDGACDVIFSQDLVVKRLPRPAPAAATEVRGVNFKRFRKRETVSGNSFKDLVPFAREPYRESDYEAGTVTDFMREEKQRKQMEAIAEDLFNNAKSKKRAAAGSSIQTLLTGCR; from the exons ATGGTCTGGGCGCTGACCCCCGTCGACACAGTGCGCG GGACGCAGAAGTATTACATCTTCGCCGCCGGGACCTACAAGGTCGGCCGCAAAG ATTGTGATGTCATTGTTCAAGCTGACACATCTATATCCCGGGTCCATGCGGAGATTGCAATCGAAAAGATGGTTGCCTGGGATCCGAATTCTGGTGGACCTGCCAGTCCATCCTATGTTCGTGTAGTCGACCGATCAAAGTATGGCACATTTGTCAACAAAGTACATGAAACTCAGGGCAGTCGTCTACATAAAGATGAAGATGTGATGCTTATTGATGGGGACACTGTGACTTTTGGAACTGGGAATGCGACATTCAG GTTGTCATTTGTTCCCATAGTGGCCTTTTTTCATGGTGGAAAGTCAGCGCGAATTGATCGATCATTGCATGCAGTCATGACATCTATTG GTGCATACGCTACTCGTAAATGGAGCGATGAATGTACACATGTTCTTGCTGATGAATCATGTTCGTTGACGCCCGAGCTCCTTGATGCAGTTATTGGAAAGAAGCAGATTGTTCTGGGAGACTGGTTTAAG GCAATGGCTGAAAAGAACATACGCACAGAAATCCCTTCTTGTACACA ATACATCCCAAACTTGACTCTTGATGGGACAGTAATCAAGATGGTGGAGATCAACCTCATTCAGAATTGTCTAGCAGGCTACACTTTTATCCTGGGGCCATCAGATAAG TATCAATTTGGTGAGAAACTCCATGGATTACTGGAATCAACTGGAGCAAAATATCTCCACATTGATGAATTTTGTCCAAACAGCCAG GACTCAGTAGCTGGAGATACTGATCAACAAATTCTTGTAGTTCCTGCAAGGTATCCTTTGGAATTCAGTAAGATACGTGTGCTATTTCCTTTGTCAAAGATCAGTGATGTTAAGCTATTTGCTGCCATGTTGTCTGGCCGCTTGGAAGCAACTTCTATTGAACCACCTGCTT TCATTGTTACATCCTCAAATTCGACGGATGAAACTATTGTGGAGGATTCTGATGTTGAAATGGAGATGGCAACTTCTAATCCTACTGGTGCCGCGAACAAGTCTCAAAATCACATTGAGAATATATCTGATGACGAAAAGGAAATCACAAATATAACTGATGAAGCTGCTGTAACTGTCAGTGGAACTAAGGCTAGCGTTGTTCAACCAAATGACCCACAGAAAGTTGAAGCTTCAAAACCTATGGAGGATGATGTTAAGGTCATAGAGAAAACAGCAATATATAGATCCAAAGCTAGAGATGAGGATGTTCGTGTTATAAACAAGGTGCCAAAGGATGAGAATTTGGACATCAGCAGGGATGGGGCTTGTGATGTCATATTTAGTCAGGATCTGGTTGTCAAAAGACTCCCTCGGCCAGCTCCTGCTGCAGCAACTGAAGTTAGAGGTGTTAACTTCAAACGCTTTAGGAAG AGGGAAACAGTGTCCGGAAACAGCTTCAAGGACCTTGTTCCTTTTGCACGAGAACCATACAG AGAATCTGATTATGAAGCGGGCACAGTGACTGATTTCATGCGGGAGGAGAAGCAGCGGAAACAAATGGAAGCCATTGCAGAGGACCTCTTCAACAACGCAAAG TCAAAGAAACGGGCAGCTGCTGGCAGTTCAATTCAGACCCTACTTACCGGCTGCAGATGA
- the LOC101763502 gene encoding uncharacterized protein LOC101763502 encodes MAAAGWTWMAEVAGEELAKLEAAHPGRFAPLKAELERLVADPGLDAAAFPLVSPAPHAVATTTDDADNTPPSSQAAPSPADAVCTQESSTRKRKPPASMREREAGKRRRRTGTPPGPGGAKDRAEMAIERAERCLERIRAIKRGLLAAWIH; translated from the exons atggcggcggcgggctggacGTGgatggcggaggtggcgggcgaGGAGCTGGCGAAGCTGGAGGCGGCGCACCCGGGCCGCTTCGCCCCGCTCAAGGCCGAGCTCGAGCGCCTCGTCGCCGACCCCGGCCTGGACGCGGCCGCCTTCCCGCTCGTCTCGCCGGCACCGCacgccgtcgccaccaccaccgacgACGCCGACAACACTCCCCCCTCATCCCAGGCTGCTCCTTCCCCCGCGGACGCCGTGTGCACTCAAG AGTCCTCGACCCGGAAGAGGAAGCCGCCGGCCTCCATGAGGGAGCGGGaggcggggaagcggcggaggcggacgggcaCGCCGCCGGGACCGGGAGGGGCAAAGGACAGGGCGGAGATGGCCATCGAGCGCGCCGAGCGGTGCCTGGAGAGGATCCGCGCCATCAAGCGGGGCTTGCTCGCCGCTTGGATTCACTGA
- the LOC101781492 gene encoding probable galactinol--sucrose galactosyltransferase 6, producing the protein MAHALPSCALTAAIAAVKSALKTFRIRAEKKLPGIVNYFGWCTWDTFYQDVSQEDVEAGLRSLIAAAQLLRQCPGRGPWHAITSYCGSVRPDAAHGRDGALLLKLAVSQGVTGCRGERARDDDRHAHPARARLRSPVYRFYDELHAYLATGSVDGIKVDVQSVLDTLGAGHGGRVQLTKQDHQALDASIAKNFQENLP; encoded by the exons ATGGCCCATGCCCTGCCTTCATGTGCGCTCACCGCCGCCATCGCTGCGGTCAAGTCCGCGCTCAAGACGTTTCGGATCCGCGCCGAGAAGAAGCTCCCGGGCATTGTCAACTACTTCGGTTGGTGCACTTGGGACACCTTCTACCAGGACGTCAGCCAGGAGGACGTCGAGGCCGGGCTCCGCAGCCTCATTGCCGCCGCCCAA ctactGCGGCAGTGTCCTGGCCGTGGGCCCtggcacgccatcaccagctactGCGGCAGCGTCCGTCCGGACGCGGCCCACGGCCGGGACGGAGCACTACTGCTCAAGCTAGCAGTTTCCCAAGGTGTCACCGGGTGTCGTGGAGAACGAGCTCGGGATGATGACCGACATGCTCACCCTGCAAGGGCTCGGCTTCGCTCACCCGTGTACCGCTTCTACGACGAACTCCACGCGTACCTCGCCACCGGCAGCGTCGACGGCATCAAGGTGGACGTGCAGAGCGTCCTCGATACGCTCGGCGCCGGTCATGGCGGACGCGTGCAGCTCACCAAGCAGGACCATCAGGCGCTCGACGCCTCCATTGCCAAGAACTTCCAGGAGAACCTCCCATAG
- the LOC101763907 gene encoding tetratricopeptide repeat protein 1: MVVIELEPEPEPEEATRPSPPVPEEQVATEAAGEAARPSSPPAPEEQAAAAAGGEAPRAEEGEEEDAFEDALTDEQLREKARSQANDAKAEGNKLFSAGQYEEALSQYEMALQIAAELESAEDIRSACHSNRAVCFLKMGKHDETIKECTKALELNPSYLKALLRRAEAHEKLEHYDEAIADMKKVIELDPSNQQAKRSLFRLEPLAAEKREKMKEEMIAKLKDLGNSVLGRFGMSVDNFKAVQDPNTGSYSIQFQK; this comes from the exons ATGGTGGTGATCGAGCTGGAGccggagcccgagcccgaggaggCGAcgcgcccctcgccgccggTTCCCGAGGAGCAGGTGGCCACCGAGgccgccggggaggcggcgcgcccctcgtccccgccggcgcccgaggagcaggcggctgccgcggccggcggggaggcgccgagggcggaggaaggggaggaggaggatgccttCGAGGACGCGCTCACCGACGAGCAGCTGCGGGAG AAAGCTAGAAGCCAAGCAAATGATGCAAAAGCAGAAGGAAACAAGCTTTTCAGTGCTGGACAATATGAGGAAGCATTATCACAATATGAAATGGCTCTGCAAATTGCTGCGGAGCTGGAATCTGCTGAGGATATACGCTCCGCATGCCATTCAAATCGCGCTGTATGCTTCTTGAAAATG GGGAAACATGATGAGACGATTAAAGAATGCACAAAAGCACTTGAGCTCAATCCATCGTACCTGAAAGCCTTGCTTCGGAGGGCAGAAGCACATGAAAAACTCGAGCACTACGACGAAGCTATTGCTG ATATGAAAAAGGTTATTGAACTGGATCCTTCAAATCAACAAGCTAAGAGGTCACTGTTCCGGCTTGAACCCCTGGCAGctgagaaaagagaaaagatgAAGGAAGAAATGATTG caaagttgaaagatctgGGGAATTCTGTGCTGGGGCGCTTCGGAATGAGTGTTGACAATTTCAAAGCTGTACAAGATCCAAACACAGGCTCTTACTCCATTCAGTTCCAGAAGTAA
- the LOC101781893 gene encoding uncharacterized protein LOC101781893, which translates to ISKLWKRTKIVSCAAAAYMLLSMMAVIIQSRKRKRCTRRFGITYGPMEARDRMRVDYLNNKIWKDDTTCLNMLRFNRGKFFRFCNLFRERGLLQDTCNLCIEQQVGMFLNTVGHNLRNRLVGTNFDRSGETVSRYFNKVLHAIGELRGELIRPPSLDTPSKIAGNNRWDPYFKDCIGAIDGTHVRASVPKNIEHAFRGRKSVCTQNVMAAVDFDLRFTYVLAGWEGAAHDALILRDALERENGLRVPQGKFYLVDAGYGAKPGFLPPFRGVRYHLNEWGSNPVQNEKELFNLRHSSLRVTIERAFGALKRRFKILDDATPFFPFPTQVDIVCACCIIHNWVIQDGRDEFFAEDINWPSYNHASTRTGQENKHAAMEVGEGRGGTSGHATWTSAMSALMLSHLNDLVATGLKTSKGFKKHLFNGCARAINEKFTTRITGEQVKNHLKTWQKRYAKINRLKKLSAAFFDEENCMITLDEEHYNGHVHDHKSDAEFLNKPLLHYREMEAIFGNSMATGNFAKDTSAPLGREEDEGESQEEGDEVTGHGLSDGPTNQGATSCASRPSKKAKVAAMEEDGLVAAFKSVGENLAAAIKLVAKPDNELPADLFDILNQLPGFTSAHISFYYAHLVANPHIGKAFYNLPFEHKLNWITMFIAEKFPGM; encoded by the exons atatctaaactttggaaa AGGACCAAGATTGTAagttgtgctgctgctgcatacaTGCTGTTGTCAATGATGGCGGTGATTATTCAGTCTAGGAAACGTAAACGATGTACAAGAAGATTTGGTATTACCTATGGGCCTATGGAGGCAAGAGATAGGATGAGAGTAGATTATCTAAATaacaaaatttggaaggatGACACAACTTGCTTGAACATGTTAAGATTTAATAGAGGCAAGTTCTTTCGGTTTTGCAATCTTTTTAGAGAGCGTGGGTTGCTTCAAGATACATGTAACTTGTGTATTGAGCAACAAGTGGGTATGTTTCTAAATACAGTGGGGCATAACCTTAGGAATAGGTTAGTAGGaactaattttgatagatcGGGAGAAACAGTTAGCCGTTATTTCAACAAAGTACTCCATGCTATTGGGGAGCTGCGAGGGGAACTAATTAGGCCCCCGTCTTTGGACACTCCAAGCAAAATTGCAGGAAACAACAGATGGGATCCTTACTTTAAG GATTgtattggagctattgatggTACTCATGTAAGAGCATCTGTTCCTAAGAACATTGAGCATGCCTTTCGTGGTAGGAAATCCGTTTGCACACAAAATGTAATGGCAGCTGTAGATTTTGATCTACGTTTCACCTATGTGTTGGCTGGTTGGGAAGGGGCTGCACATGATGCTCTAATTTTACGTGATGCTTTAGAACGTGAGAATGGCCTTCGTGTTCCACAAG GCAAGTTCTACCTAGTCGATGCTGGATATGGAGCCAAACCAGGATTTTTGCCCCCCTTTCGTGGTGTTCGGTACCACTTAAATGAATGGGGAAGTAATCCAGTTCAAAATGAGAAGGAATTGTTCAACCTTAGACACTCATCACTACGTGTCACTATAGAGCGGGCATTTGGGGCACTAAAGAGGAGATTCAAAATTCTTGATGATGCTACTCCATTCTTCCCTTTTCCAACACAAGTAGATATTGTTTGTGCTTGCTGCATTATTCATAATTGGGTCATACAAGATGGGCGTGATGAGTTCTTTGCAGAGGATATTAATTGGCCAAGCTACAACCATGCTTCCACACGCACTGGCCAAGAAAATAAGCATGCAGCTATG GAAGTAGGTGAAGGGCGTGGGGGAACTAGTGGGCATGCTACATGGACATCCGCAATGTCTGCTTTAATGCTCTCTCACCTCAATGATTTGGTGGCTACTGGTTTGAAGACATCAAAGGGCTTTAAGAAACACCTTTTCAATGGTTGTGCTAGGGCTATCAATGAGAAGTTCACCACAAGGATCACTGGTGAGCAAGTCAAGAATCATTTGAAAACATGGCAGAAAAGGTATGCAAAGATAAATAGATTGAAGAAGTTGAGTGCAGCCTTCTTTGATGAAGAAAACTGCATGATTACACTAGATGAGGAGCACTACAACGGTCATGTCCAT GATCACAAGTCTGATGCTGAGTTCTTGAACAAGCCCCTCTTGCACTATAGAGAGATGGAGGCAATATTTGGTAATAGCATGGCTACTGGAAATTTTGCAAAAGACACAAGTGCACCTCTAGGtagagaggaggatgagggtgAAAGTCAGGAAGAGGGGGATGAGGTTACTGGTCATGGTCTAAGTGATGGGCCTACCAATCAAGGGGCAACATCTTGTGCTAGTAGACCAAGTAAGAAGGCCAAGGTAGCTGCAATGGAGGAGGATGGGCTGGTTGCCGCTTTCAAAAGTGTAGGTGAGAACCTTGCTGCTGCCATAAAATTGGTTGCTAAACCTGATAATGAGCTGCCAGCTGACCTATTTGACATCTTGAACCAACTTCCTGGTTTTACTTCAGCACACATATCTTTCTACTATGCTCATTTGGTGGCCAATCCTCACATTGGCAAAGCTTTCTATAATCTGCCATTCGAGCACAAGTTAAATTGGATCACAATGTTCATCGCTGAGAAGTTCCCTGGAATGTAA